One window from the genome of Yarrowia lipolytica chromosome 1B, complete sequence encodes:
- a CDS encoding uncharacterized protein (Compare to YALI0B05698g, some similarities with uniprot|Q8WXX7 Homo sapiens AUTS2 Autism susceptibility gene 2 protein) codes for MKRLRAKTRDIFEIPSDESVDTPVQVLKRHKRNAFEEKRTVLASKDTNITQRSKRKAAAVVSDTRPPHKNYQAPITRQDGAGTKSKIPVRVKEKPSQTPVKDIRSSFKPHTPLLDQMQECMSAEQDGDYWQQAKNKKSRNTKRGTRPGTTAVQHGRQRSPSPASEPATPMHDSIRSTNRRHAGNTPRYPKVLVPPTLIPDRKPTIGLRSKQAGFGIGATYLPQVIPEYDWTVYEHSEEELDLDLDFDECVTSTPIRAFRRHETSLGENSPSPTR; via the coding sequence ATGAAACGATTACGCGCAAAAACGAGAGATATATTCGAGATACCCAGCGACGAGTCGGTGGACACGCCCGTCCAAGTTCTCAAACGACACAAGAGAAACGCTTTCGAAGAGAAAAGAACCGTGTTGGCATcaaaagacacaaacatcACACAAAGATCAAAGCGCAAAGCAGCCGCCGTTGTCAGTGATACCCGCCCTCCACACAAGAACTATCAGGCACCAATAACGCGCCAAGATGGTGCCGGTACCAAATCTAAGATACCGGTGAGAGTGAAAGAGAAGCCTTCACAGACCCCTGTCAAAGATATTCGGTCCTCCTTCAAGCCACACACTCCCCTCCTGGACCAAATGCAAGAATGCATGAGCGCCGAACAGGATGGTGACTATTGGCAGCAGGCGAAGAACAAGAAGTCTCGCAACACCAAAAGGGGTACCAGACCAGGAACTACTGCAGTGCAACACGGTCGGCAACGCagtccttctcctgcatCTGAGCCAGCTACCCCAATGCATGACTCCATCAGGTCAACAAACCGGAGACACGCTGGAAATACCCCGAGATACCCAAAGGTGTTGGTGCCTCCAACATTGATTCCAGATCGCAAACCAACGATCGGTCTGCGATCGAAGCAGGCTGGCTTCGGCATTGGCGCAACATACCTTCCTCAAGTCATTCCTGAATATGATTGGACAGTGTATGAGCACAGTGAAGAAGAATTAGATCTCGACCTCGACTTTGACGAGTGCGTCACTTCAACACCCATCCGAGCATTCCGGCGTCATGAAACATCACTTGGTGAAAATTccccttctccaacacGCTAG
- a CDS encoding uncharacterized protein (Compare to YALI0B05720g, weakly similar to uniprot|Q03337 Saccharomyces cerevisiae YDR472w, similar to Saccharomyces cerevisiae TRS31 (YDR472W); ancestral locus Anc_5.601), producing the protein MSIPRGPSTPIIPSSKGVPQIPRTPSSTLPHPTAAQSPASASSSTFPSALNPNAQLTNSAPDYPPQMTAPTTSSSSIRKPGSIYERNINRRTPEVSLNAFAFLFSELVQYLLRQRKEAGANAGSLPDLETRLNTLGYHVGQRALELVTIREATAGASAKGAAGGRRENKILGILEFVHTHVWKMVFGRAADGLEKSRDEENEYMIIDNEPVVSKYVSVPRENSQLSVAAYAAGIIEAVLNGAKFPAKVSAHTVEDEDHPLRTVFLIKFDQAVIERDQKIAA; encoded by the coding sequence atgtcTATACCAAGAGGACCTTCCACGCCGATCATTCCCTCGTCCAAGGGAGTGCCACAAATCCCCCGAACGCCCTCGTCGACGCTTCCACACCCCACTGCGGCGCAATCCCCTGCCAGTGCTTCGTCTTCCACCTTCCCTAGCGCCCTCAATCCCAATGCCCAGCTTACCAACTCGGCTCCCGACTATCCGCCACAGATGACTGCTCCCACGACGTCGTCATCGTCTATCCGAAAGCCTGGATCTATCTACGAGCGAAACATCAACCGCCGAACCCCCGAGGTGTCGCTCAACGCCTTTGCATTCCTATTCTCTGAACTCGTCCAGTATCTACTGCGACAGCGAAAAGAGGCTGGAGCCAACGCCGGGTCGCTTCCTGATCTCGAAACACGTCTAAACACTCTTGGATACCATGTGGGACAAAGAGCACTGGAGCTGGTGACTATTAGAGAAGCCACAGCAGGCGCATCAGCAAAGGGCgcagcaggaggaagacgagaaaACAAGATCCTGGGAATTCTCGAGTTTGTGCATACCCACGTGTGGAAGATGGTATTTGGCCGTGCAGCTGACGGCCTGGAGAAGTCGCGAGATGAAGAGAACGAGTACATGATTATCGACAATGAGCCCGTGGTCAGCAAATACGTTTCTGTGCCACGAGAAAACTCGCAACTCAGTGTGGCTGCTTACGCCGCAGGTATCATTGAGGCCGTGCTCAACGGAGCCAAGTTCCCTGCCAAGGTAAGTGCTCACACAGTTGAGGACGAAGATCATCCGCTGCGAACGGTCTTCCTCATCAAGTTTGACCAGGCGGTCATTGAGAGGGACCAGAAAATCGCTGCATAG
- a CDS encoding uncharacterized protein (Compare to YALI0B05742g, similar to uniprot|P07347 Saccharomyces cerevisiae YHR013C N-terminal acetyltransferase complex ARD1 subunit (EC 2.3.1.-)(Arrest-defective protein 1), similar to Saccharomyces cerevisiae ARD1 (YHR013C); ancestral locus Anc_5.600) → MNIRKATVEDLAGMQNCNLTNLPENYVLKYYLYHAISWPQCSFVATMPAKDSENGEKIVGYVLAKMEDDPVVAQNNPDKSKEEDDRPHGHITSLSVMRTYRRMGIADKLMRLSLRALCEVYGAQYVSLHVRKSNRAALHLYRDSLQFEVKKLENGYYADGEDAYSMKKELSVDPDIESDDDLLVDDIAEHTEVSL, encoded by the coding sequence ATGAACATCCGAAAAGCGACGGTGGAGGATCTGGCAGGTATGCAGAACTGCAACCTGACCAACTTACCCGAAAACTACGTGCTCAAGTACTACCTGTACCATGCCATCTCGTGGCCCCAGTGCTCGTTCGTGGCTACCATGCCGGCCAAGGACTCGGAAAACGGCGAGAAGATTGTTGGATACGTTCTGGCAaagatggaggacgacCCTGTTGTGGCACAAAATAACCCCGACAAGagcaaagaagaagatgataGACCACATGGCCACATCACTTCGCTGTCTGTGATGCGGACCTACAGACGTATGGGAATCGCAGACAAGCTCATGCGACTGTCTCTGCGAGCCCTGTGCGAGGTCTACGGAGCCCAGTACGTTTCCTTGCATGTGCGAAAGTCCAACAGAGCTGCTCTGCACCTGTACCGAGACTCGCTCCAGTTCGAGgtgaagaagctggagaacgGTTACTACGCCGACGGTGAGGATGCTTACagcatgaagaaggagctcagTGTTGACCCCGACATTGAGAGTGATGACGATCTGCTTGTCGACGACATTGCTGAGCACACTGAGGTGTCTTTGTAG
- a CDS encoding uncharacterized protein (Compare to YALI0B05764g, weakly similar to uniprot|P38758 Saccharomyces cerevisiae YHR009C Hypothetical 57.0 kDa protein in SOD2- RPL27A intergenic region, similar to Saccharomyces cerevisiae YHR009C; ancestral locus Anc_5.592) — translation MSEKEEIVIVGAGIIGVCTAYYLLNHPKFDPKKHHITIIEAVRAAGGASGKAGGLLALWAFPSQIVPMSFALHEKLADKYNGAVEWGYRRVSTVSVEGNLMKTGPAPLGRKVAGRAPTHSSEKGPDVDLPEDLDWIRPEVIDSWSHLGGTDSTAQVHPFKFTTFILKKVLESGHATLVLGSVKRVNTRLNDDDEEEAISVTYTASPGDERTIAASKVVLAVGPWTSKLLPTCPISGLRAHSITIVPTKPTTAYGIFTELRVSRNRYVSPEIYARKDEIYVCGEGDSLPVPENTDAVEVERERCDELFKWAGDLSHQLKNGKVLKRQACYLPVVDVPSCTGPLIGETTTLNLFLASGHSCWGINNAPGTGLLIAELLLDGEATSADISQFDPKLYFDSSEL, via the coding sequence ATGTctgaaaaagaagaaattGTCATTGTGGGCGCCGGCATCATCGGTGTGTGCACGGCATACTATCTGCTGAACCACCCCAAGTTCGACCCAAAGAAACaccacatcaccatcatcgAGGCGGTACGAGCGGCTGGAGGCGCCTCCGGAAAGGCCGGCGGACTGCTGGCTCTGTGGGCCTTCCCGTCCCAGATTGTGCCCATGTCCTTCGCCCTACACGAAAAATTGGcagacaagtacaacgGAGCGGTGGAATGGGGGTACAGACGGGTCAGCACGGTTTCGGTGGAGGGCAATCTTATGAAGACCGGCCCCGCCCCCCTGGGTAGAAAAGTGGCTGGCAGAGCCCCCACACACTCATCGGAGAAGGGCCCCGACGTGGACTTGCCTGAGGACCTGGACTGGATCCGGCCCGAAGTTATCGACTCGTGGTCACATCTGGGTGGCACCGACTCCACCGCTCAGGTGCACCCCTTCAAGTTCACAACATTCATCCTCAAAAAGGTGCTCGAGTCTGGCCACGCGACCCTGGTGCTGGGTTCCGTCAAGCGAGTCAACACCCGGTTGaacgatgatgacgaggaggaggctatCTCAGTTACATACACGGCATCCCCCGGAGACGAGCGCACGATTGCTGCATCCAAGGTGGTTCTGGCCGTGGGACCATGGACATCCAAGCTGCTGCCCACCTGTCCGATATCCGGTTTGCGAGCACACTCCATCACCATTGTGCCCACCAAACCCACCACAGCATATGGCATCTTCACAGAGCTGCGAGTGTCGCGAAACCGATACGTCAGTCCCGAGATCTACGCTCGAAAGGACGAAATCTACGTGTGTGGCGAAGGCGACTCGCTGCCTGTTCCGGAAAACACAGACGCAGTGGAGGTAGAGCGAGAGCGGTGCGACGAGCTGTTCAAGTGGGCTGGAGACCTGTCGcaccagctcaagaacgGAAAGGTGCTCAAACGTCAGGCTTGCTATCTGCCGGTGGTAGATGTTCCTTCGTGCACTGGCCCCCTGATTGGCGAGACCACCACATTGAATCTGTTTTTGGCATCGGGACACTCGTGCTGGGGTATCAACAACGCCCCAGGAACTGGACTGCTCATCGCCGAGCTGCTTCTCGATGGCGAGGCCACTTCGGCAGACATCTCTCAGTTTGATCCCAAGCTGTATTTCGACTCTTCTGAGTTGTAA
- a CDS encoding uncharacterized protein (Compare to YALI0B05654g, similar to Saccharomyces cerevisiae YPS3 (YLR121C); ancestral locus Anc_8.319, uniprot|Q92389 Yarrowia lipolytica Acid extracellular protease precursor), with translation MQFSLATLTTLLAFVAAAPANKGFVHAPIKKQSLQAAQSKIPNFASSGPITAELYNELMAYQVQISLGGQTISASIDTGSEILWVWENDSIACQVDQQDCDTDGSYNPKKSSTSKDTGVPFNINYGKGHADGYLYTDNAVIGGASAPGFKFGVNSGDLSSGGFSMVFGIGVNSDASTSISAQLQKSGEISRNLYGMSFSDANLAGTSNDNSEITFGAINTGRYTGSLKTIPRVATQGGYQHFSVSASGKFGDVDLFDNDLVILDSGTTMTYLKSDYYNAFLGGLEDLDITLSDYSGGWHGYPCSENSKINFTYNFSGKEITVTGHDLAIPGNAVNSNVDSSVCFMGVDDGGNMNLFGDTFLRAIYSVYDLERDEVSIAQAAHGKPDNYVVITGDVPN, from the coding sequence ATGCAGTTCTCTCTTGCCACCCTTACCACCCTCTTGGCCTTCGTTGCCGCAGCCCCCGCAAACAAGGGATTTGTTCATGCCCCTATCAAGAAGCAGTCCCTCCAGGCGGCCCAGAGCAAGATCCCCAACTTTGCCTCCTCCGGCCCCATCACTGCCGAGCTCTACAATGAGCTCATGGCTTACCAGGTTCAAATTTCTCTTGGTGGTCAGACTATCTCTGCCAGCATCGATACCGGATCCGAGATTCTGTGGGTTTGGGAGAACGACTCTATTGCTTGCCAGGTTGACCAGCAGGACTGCGACACTGACGGCTCTTACAACCCCAAGAAGAGTTCCACGAGCAAGGACACCGGAGTGCCTTTCAACATCAACTATGGCAAGGGACACGCTGATGGTTACCTCTACACTGATAATGCTGTCATTGGTGGAGCTTCCGCTCCTGGTTTCAAGTTTGGTGTCAACTCTGGTGATCTCAGCTCCGGCGGCTTCTCCATGGTCTTCGGTATCGGTGTGAACAGCGACGCCTCTACTTCCATCTCTGCTCAGCTCCAAAAGTCCGGCGAGATCTCCCGAAACCTTTACGGTATGTCATTCAGCGACGCCAACCTTGCTGGCACCAGCAACGACAACTCTGAGATCACCTTTGGTGCTATCAACACTGGTCGATACACTGGCTCGCTTAAGACCATTCCCCGAGTTGCGACCCAAGGCGGATACCAGCACTTTTCCGTTTCTGCCTCCGGAAAGTTTGGAGATGTCGACCTCTTCGACAATGACCTCGTCATTCTAGACTCTGGAACCACCATGACTTACCTCAAGTCGGACTACTACAACGCCTTCCTTGGCGGCCTCGAGGACCTTGATATCACCCTCAGTGACTACTCTGGAGGATGGCACGGATACCCTTGCTCTGAAAACTCGAAGATCAACTTCACTTACAACTTCAGCGGTAAGGAAATCACTGTGACTGGACACGACCTGGCCATTCCCGGCAACGCTGTCAACTCCAATGTTGACTCCTCAGTGTGTTTCATGGGTGTTGACGATGGTGGAAACATGAACCTGTTCGGTGACACCTTCCTGCGAGCCATTTACTCCGTCTACGATCTCGAGCGAGATGAGGTCTCTATTGCCCAGGCTGCCCATGGCAAGCCCGACAACTACGTGGTCATCACTGGTGATGTCCCCAACTAG
- a CDS encoding uncharacterized protein (Compare to YALI0B05676g, weakly similar to wi|NCU03885.1 Neurospora crassa NCU03885.1 predicted protein, similar to Saccharomyces cerevisiae AHC1 (YOR023C); ancestral locus Anc_5.603) — MSNDHAKAVSPSQCKRRRLVASDSDSDSDHQRNMDLETPTPSSVSSPLTEPDEPDEYHDKKRKSPQVNMRSIIEQQFDLEILLKHRELGTIEDRIAQVQTLMVQMRKLHNNTHSVVSGEPRDFVQRYAHYLKDKEAVPAEGTPVANASAAHHVVDDPTHTNNVNTHPALQGLEPPTRRIRHPTAKLASNGGYIGRGNVMPCIYRRPDGVLVRLVCKDCDRSNFGSTQGFINHCRISHARDYGSHDSAAMACGVEIEEQDGKGRLALEQLGRDVKSKPVLRDRSFSMSAVSGRAMSQAQLQQLQQQQQQQQQKAQPIPTHALPQYRGVTPTVSSLPPPPTKFIPPPKITTFDNLEQLLIERKVAQDVDFKVLVKTSMESVPKSHLFEGESESDEEEQVELGEDATPFQRVIAEARKLKLNVDELIAQGKANGNRPSGYKPARRSSGFTKNRKKSGTAAASAASAATAAASSAGNSSETASSRTPQKPSRTASPIGSPSLRPSFGASSHSGSNEDVQEMKLAEAPPKKPQARRISISTPSTRSSTRAASCRAQQNEEEEGSHIVGQLSKFLSLDRFF; from the coding sequence ATGAGTAACGACCACGCCAAAGCTGTGTCGCCGTCACAGTGCAAGCGTCGCCGGCTCGTGGCTTCGGACAGCGACAGTGACAGCGATCACCAACGCAACATGGATCTCGAAACGCCGACGCCATCGTCCGTCTCCTCGCCATTGACAGAGCCCGACGAGCCCGACGAGTACCACGACAAGAAACGCAAGTCGCCACAAGTAAACATGCGGTCCATCATCGAGCAGCAGTTCGACCTGGAGATTCTGCTCAAACACAGAGAGCTCGGAACCATTGAGGACCGGATTGCCCAGGTACAGACTCTCATGGTGCAGATGCGGAAGCtacacaacaacacacacagtGTCGTGAGTGGCGAGCCCAGAGATTTTGTGCAGCGCTATGCACACTACTTGAAGGATAAGGAGGCAGTCCCGGCGGAAGGAACCCCGGTAGCGAATGCGTCAGCAGCCCATCATGTGGTGGACGACCCTACGCACACAAACAACGTCAACACACACCCGGCGCTGCAAGGCTTGGAACCACCAACCAGGCGCATTCGACACCCCACAGCCAAGCTCGCATCCAATGGTGGATACATTGGCCGAGGAAATGTCATGCCGTGCATTTACCGACGGCCTGATGGTGTTCTGGTGCGGCTGGTGTGCAAGGATTGCGACAGATCTAATTTTGGCAGCACACAAGGCTTCATCAATCACTGCCGTATCTCACACGCCCGGGACTATGGATCACATGATTCGGCTGCAATGGCTTGCGGAGTAGAGATTGAGGAGCAAGATGGCAAGGGCAGACTGGccctggagcagctgggaAGGGATGTGAAGTCCAAACCTGTCCTGCGAGACAGAAGTTTCTCCATGTCTGCTGTCAGCGGAAGGGCAATGTCACAAGCTCAACTACAACAGcttcagcagcaacagcaacagcaacaacaaaagGCACAGCCAATACCCACACACGCGCTTCCCCAATATCGAGGGGTTACCCCCACAGTTTCTTCACTCCCGCCACCGCCTACCAAATTCATCCCCCCTCCCAAGATTACAACATTCGACAACTTGGAGCAACTACTGATAGAACGAAAAGTTGCCCAGGACGTCGACTTCAAAGTGCTGGTAAAGACGAGCATGGAGAGTGTGCCAAAGAGTCATCTCTTCGAGGGTGAGTCTGAGTcagatgaggaggagcaagTGGAGCTAGGAGAAGATGCGACGCCATTCCAGCGGGTCATCGCAGAGGCGAGAAAACTCAAGCTCAATGTCGATGAGCTCATTGCCCAGGGAAAGGCTAATGGTAACAGACCTTCGGGATACAAGCCGGCGAGACGGTCTTCTGGCTTCACAAAGAACAGGAAGAAGTCTGGtacagcagcagcgtcaGCAGCgtcagcagcaacagccgCCGCTTCGTCTGCGGGAAACTCCAGTGAAACAGCCTCGTCCAGAACTCCCCAGAAGCCGTCTAGAACCGCATCACCCATTGGTTCTCCTAGTTTACGACCCTCATTTGGAGCTTCTTCTCATTCCGGCTCCAACGAAGATGTTCAGGAGATGAAGTTGGCTGAAGCTCCGCCCAAGAAGCCTCAGGCTCGGCGAATCTCCATCTCAACCCCCTCCACTCGATCCAGCACTAGAGCTGCATCGTGTAGAGCTCAACAaaacgaggaggaggaaggcTCACACATTGTTGGCCAGCTTTCCAAGTTTCTGTCCCTCGACAGATTCTTCTGA